The sequence GCGTAAATCCACTTGATATCTCCTTTCGAATCGACAAGTCTGAATTCTTTTGAAAGACTCCCTCTCTGTCGTAATCGTGATAAACAAACTCTTTAACCATCTCACGTTTTTCGTCGGGATGAATTTTATCTATAAAGTCGTTTGCGCGCTCGTAGAGTAATTCCCTTTTCGAGCCCCAGATTCTCTCGTAAGCAGGATTAATATAGAGAAATTTTCTTCCTTCCTGCAGCCAGATTACGTCTTCCAGATTTTCCGCCAGCTCTCTGAATTTTTTCTCGCTTTCATAGAGCTCCTTCGAAATATCGGTCAGTTTCTGATTCAGTTTTTTCATTTCCCTATTGTTTTGAACCAGCTCAATGCTTTTGAGAGAAAGTTCATTGTACTGCGCGGTAATTTTATCGTCGGATTTTTTTCTTTGAACGGCGTTTGATATGGCGTGTGTACTGAGCATCAGCAATTCGATATATTCTTTGTCCCAGTTTTTATTTTCGTTTTTCGAATCGTAGGCCGCAAAACCAATTAATTTTTCGTTCGACAGGAGCGGCAGGAAAATTACTTTGACGGTGTCGAAAGCGTTTTTCAACGGCGATTTCCAGAATGCCGTATTAATTTCGATATACGCGCCGTTTCTCAACGTAACGAGAATATCTTCGAATTGGCCGGTTTCAATGCGCGAGATTTTTTTACTGAGCGGGACGCAATTTGGGCATGCGTATTCGGTTATCAATTCGAGCGATTTATTATCCGATTCCGTAAAAATATATCCTCTCTCGGCGCCTATCAAAGTTGCAATCATTTCGAGCGTGCTTTTTATACGCAATTCAATCTGGAGCGGATGAATATTGATGAAATCGGAAGAAATTTTAGTAATAATACGTATGTGCTCGAGCTTTTCGACGAGACGGTTTTCCGCCTGGTTTTTGATGTTTATTGCGCTGCTCAAATATTCGTTTTTTCTTGTAATTCACGGTTGACCTTTAAGAATTTTCTCTGAAACGTACCTGCCAAACCGACCACTACGGCAATAACCAACTGCAAAAAACCGGCAAACACATCGGGCGTCTGAACTTGACTAACATTGATCAGAACAAAGAAGTTGATATAATTCAGGAGAAAAAAGAAAACGGAGACAATAACAGAGGGGAGAACTCCATAGTACCAGGAAATTGTCAAGATTGGCAGCAGCGAAAAAAGACCCGCGGAGGTTTTGATTTTATATGCAAAAAGCACAACCAACAACTCGTATAGAAGCAACGAGAGTATAATTAACCGATTCTTATTCTTTTCCAACATATCCTGAGTTTTTGATTAACGAATATATCAATGATTCGGGAAAATCGACACTTTACGGTAAAATTAAATAATTACAGATTGATAAAAAAAATGCCGATAATCCTACTCTTATAATCGGATTTAGCAGTAAAGTATTTAAAAAATACACGAAATTCTAATCCTCCGGATTTTCTGTTAAGCTATGATTTATACTATAGGTAACGAAATGAGAAATATATTTTCGAGCAACCGAATTTTATCAACCAACAACCCGAAGGGTTAAATTATTGCAAAACGCCGTAGGCGTGAGATAATTGTAACAACCGCGAGCCACGTGCGCCCGAACCCCGAAGGGGTGATATTATTGTAATACGTCAAATCCAGACAAAAATTAAGAACCCCCGAAGGGGTGACAAGCAATAACCGCAAAACATTATGTCACCCGTGCCGGGTTCTGTCTATGATTGATAAATCTGTGTCTATAGTAATGTCAACCCTCCGGGTTTTAAGTTACGCCCTGCGCAACTACCGGAGGATAATGAAATAAAAAAATTTTTATTGGCAACGAAAATTTATGATCCACCAACCCCGAAGGGGTGACATTATTACAATGACACCGGACGCCATACATCGGGAGCGAGGCGCTGGGGTTATTTACTCTTAAGTTCAAAAAGCCTATTTTTAATTGAGCAAACGACGGATTAAATGAAACAAAAGAACAGATATCTTACAACGTTTTATTTCTCAATTACGGCAATCACTTTTTTCGCCGTGTCGGTTTTTATTTTCACAACGCTGTTCGGAGATTTGCTCGTAACCGACAACAAAGAACCGGTAAAGATTTATTTTGCCGACAATATATCTCCGAGTCATAAATCCGCCATAGAAAAATTCAACAGGCTTTACAAAGGCGAAATCGAAGTCGTCCCCGTTGACCTTCCGTTCGAAAAATTTACGACTAACGAAAGGAAAGAATTACTCATTCGTTATTTGCGCGGGAAAAGCGAACGACTCGATATTTTTTCGGTCGATCAAATCTGGGTGCCGCGATTCGCTAAGTTTGCGACGCCTCTCGGAGAATATTTTACTTCGATCGAACGTGAAGAGATAGTGCCCGAAGCGCTGCAATCGTGTTATTACAACGGACAGTTCATTTCCGTGCCTCTCTTTTTTGATATCGGCGTGATGTACTATCGAAAAGACAAATTGAAAAAACTTCCCGATTATCCGGAAATTAAAAAAAAGCTCGACAGTTCCATTACCTGGAACGATTTCATCGCGCTCGGGGAAAAGATCTCCCAAAACGGAGCGCCCTATTATCTCTTTGCCGGCGACGCATACGAAGGGCTTATGTGCAGTTTTATGGAATTGATTGCGTCCCAAAACGGATCGCTGTTGGAAAACGGCAGAATAAAAATCCACACAATCGAGAGCCGAAGAGCGCTTACATTGCTAAGAGATCTTATCTACAAATACAAACTTACTCCTCCCGAAGTAGCTAACTTTACCGAGAACGAATCATACGCATATTACGTGCGAAACGACGGCTTTTTCCTGAGAAGCTGGCCCGGATTCGTTACCTGGTACAGGAATAATATCGACACGGCTAAAGACACTCTCCTCTTCGGAAGAGCGCCCATTCCGAGATTCAACGGCGGTAAATCGAGAAGCACAATCGGCGGCTGGTACCTGATGCTTTCCATATATTCGGAAAAGAAAAAGGAAGCGGCTAAGTTTATTAAATTTCTTTTGAACAACGACGTTCAAAAAGAGTTTTATTATTCCGGTTATCTGCCCGTAACCGAATCGGTCTATTCGGATTCGTCGTTCGTCAAAAAGAATCCCGACGTAAGATTTTATTATTCTCTGCTCAAAAATGCGGTGCGCCGACCGTTCGTCGAAAAATACACCCGTTATTCGGACGTGATTTCGTATCATATAAACAGAGCCCTTAAAAACAAAATTAGCGTTGACGAGGCGCTCGACGAAATCGATAAAATAATCAACTCGGAAATCGAGACCGGATTTTAAATGGAAAAAAATATCCTTTTCGATAGAATTAAAAAATACCACTTCGAGTTCAAACATCTCACAGTTCTGTTCGTAGGACTGATACTATTCCAATTCATCCTTTCGTTTATACACAAAGCTTCAATGCACAACTTCTTCGACAACACACAGGAATGGTATCAACGCAATTCCGCCGAACGACTCGCAAACATGAACACGACAACTATCGAGCTACTTTATGAAATCGTAAAACTGCGGGAAGATATGGGAGCCGAAGAAAGGAGGCATATCATACAGTTCTTCGATATGATTCTTAATCAGCAGATACTCCATCAGAACATCGAGGAAATTTGTCTTCTGGTCAACAGGGGCGGCGACATCGTTGCAATCGACAACGGCAACGCCCTCTTTGCCAATCTTATCGACAATAGTAATTCCGCTTATAATTCGGCTTCGCACAAAAACGCCATCGAACTATACAGACAAATCTACAACACTATTTCCGGCAGCGAACAAATCATAAACCTGACGACAAACAACAAGACATATCATATCTTTGTGCCTTTTGTGCCGAACGGCGAATTTGCCGGCGCCCTCTACATCAAAAACACTCCCGACTTCACATTCGTGCAGCGCGAAATGATTACAAGTTACGAAGAAACTTCCCTCATCTATTCGGCATTGTTTCTTCTCGGACTTCTGGCGATGTATTATATTTCCACCTACACGGTTAAAGAGCGCGACGAAGCTCAAAAACTGTTGCTGGAAGAACACGAACAAAATATCAAACATCAAATAGAACATCAGAAAGAATCGATGTTCACAAAACGAATTTATCACACTCACCACAAAGCCGAAAAAATAATGGGCTTTATAAAAGAGGATTTGCGGAATCTCTCCATTGAAAATATTGACGACATCAAAAACCGCGTGTTAAAATATTCGAATTTCATTTCACGTGTCATTTACGACATGAAGTGGTACGAGCCGCCCCTTCAGACCGTACGCAATCCCACGTTCAGAACAAATATTAACGAAGTAATCCGTTTTATAGTGGAAAATATTTTCAATCGTACGGCACGAAAAACCGGCTCTTTCAAAATCGAACTCGATTTGGACGAAAACATGCCGCCCGTGCATGTCAACGAATTTGTCGTTTGGGAAATTATAGAGCCGCTGATCCAGAACAGCGTCGACCACGGCGGCGACGATTTCTTGAATATTAAAGTAAGAACTAAATTCGACAGGATGACAAACTCCACATCGATAACCATCGAAGACGACGGAACGGGGATTAAGCCCGAATTGCTCGAAACCGACGAGAACGGAGTCAAAAAACTTTTCCTCGAAAAAGTAAGCACAAAAAAAATATCGCACACAAATTCCGGCTACGGCTGTTATATTGCTTACGAGCTATCCGTTCAGCGCTGCGGCTGGAAAATCGACGCCGAAAATTTACCCTCAAAAGGATGCAAATTTACTATATTAGTTCCTCATTAATTTTTTTGATATGGATAAGAATCGTACAATCAAAATATTACTCATCGAAGACGAGGAATTCGACGTACGCCGCGTCGAAAATACGATCGCGCCTTTCAGTCGGAGAATCATTATATCCGAAGTAGTGTCGGACGGGAAATCGGCGATCGAACTTCTCGAGAAAAAAAAGAACGAGTTCGACATTGTAATTATGGATTATCAGATTGCCGGCGGCATTCGCGGCGAGTATCTGATAAAAAAAATCAAGGACACCGACCCCTCGATTCAGATAATCGTCATCACAAAAATGACGATTAATCTGACCGATTACGAATTCGCTCAAAGTTTGATTACAGCCGGAGCTTTCTGGTATTGCACAAAATATCCCGTCGACATCGAGGAATATATTTATCAACCGACCGATTTCGTGCTTTCGATTTTCAACGCCTACGAGAAGAAAGAACTGCTGAGAGAGCGAATCAATTCAAAAGCAAAGATTAAAAGAAACGTCGAAGGAATTCTTACCAGCAAACAAATCATCGGCGTTTCAGACCAGATTGTAAAACTGAGGGAACAGATTAAAAAAATTGCCGACAGCAACGCTCCGGTTCTCATAACCGGCGAATCAGGCACCGGCAAAGAACTCGTTGCATATAACATACACTACAACAGCGTCCGGAAATATGAAAATTTCGTACCGATCAATTGCGGCGGAATTCCGGAACAGTTAATTGAGAGCGAACTGTTCGGATACGAAA comes from Melioribacter roseus P3M-2 and encodes:
- a CDS encoding GAF domain-containing protein, whose amino-acid sequence is MSSAINIKNQAENRLVEKLEHIRIITKISSDFINIHPLQIELRIKSTLEMIATLIGAERGYIFTESDNKSLELITEYACPNCVPLSKKISRIETGQFEDILVTLRNGAYIEINTAFWKSPLKNAFDTVKVIFLPLLSNEKLIGFAAYDSKNENKNWDKEYIELLMLSTHAISNAVQRKKSDDKITAQYNELSLKSIELVQNNREMKKLNQKLTDISKELYESEKKFRELAENLEDVIWLQEGRKFLYINPAYERIWGSKRELLYERANDFIDKIHPDEKREMVKEFVYHDYDREGVFQKNSDLSIRKEISSGFTQRLFRLQKLTAATAWPV
- a CDS encoding extracellular solute-binding protein; this translates as MKQKNRYLTTFYFSITAITFFAVSVFIFTTLFGDLLVTDNKEPVKIYFADNISPSHKSAIEKFNRLYKGEIEVVPVDLPFEKFTTNERKELLIRYLRGKSERLDIFSVDQIWVPRFAKFATPLGEYFTSIEREEIVPEALQSCYYNGQFISVPLFFDIGVMYYRKDKLKKLPDYPEIKKKLDSSITWNDFIALGEKISQNGAPYYLFAGDAYEGLMCSFMELIASQNGSLLENGRIKIHTIESRRALTLLRDLIYKYKLTPPEVANFTENESYAYYVRNDGFFLRSWPGFVTWYRNNIDTAKDTLLFGRAPIPRFNGGKSRSTIGGWYLMLSIYSEKKKEAAKFIKFLLNNDVQKEFYYSGYLPVTESVYSDSSFVKKNPDVRFYYSLLKNAVRRPFVEKYTRYSDVISYHINRALKNKISVDEALDEIDKIINSEIETGF
- a CDS encoding sensor histidine kinase, which produces MEKNILFDRIKKYHFEFKHLTVLFVGLILFQFILSFIHKASMHNFFDNTQEWYQRNSAERLANMNTTTIELLYEIVKLREDMGAEERRHIIQFFDMILNQQILHQNIEEICLLVNRGGDIVAIDNGNALFANLIDNSNSAYNSASHKNAIELYRQIYNTISGSEQIINLTTNNKTYHIFVPFVPNGEFAGALYIKNTPDFTFVQREMITSYEETSLIYSALFLLGLLAMYYISTYTVKERDEAQKLLLEEHEQNIKHQIEHQKESMFTKRIYHTHHKAEKIMGFIKEDLRNLSIENIDDIKNRVLKYSNFISRVIYDMKWYEPPLQTVRNPTFRTNINEVIRFIVENIFNRTARKTGSFKIELDLDENMPPVHVNEFVVWEIIEPLIQNSVDHGGDDFLNIKVRTKFDRMTNSTSITIEDDGTGIKPELLETDENGVKKLFLEKVSTKKISHTNSGYGCYIAYELSVQRCGWKIDAENLPSKGCKFTILVPH